GCCACTCTCCGAGGGCTGGCTTCCACAACCAGGAGAGCACGGGCCAAATACACACGCGGAGCTGTGATCAAATGAATACTCGCTGCCAAAAGAGCAAGAATAAGGCAGATCCCCAGGATCCAAGCACCCTCCCGCACCACAATCAGTGCCAATCTTAGAAACTTCCTCGCTTCCACATCCCAACCACCCCCGTCATCGAGCGGCGGACCTTGAGCAACGGGCCTCGTTTCTTCCGCTGGGGTGTAACCTTCCTCTACGCGTGGGTTGGTTCGCATCATTTTACGCTCCGAAAGGGCAAAGACTTGCCCTACGACTGCCCGCGAATTCCAAAAAGACTGTAAGACTGCCTTTTAAAAAAGGCTCTCCGGCACCGTAATGATATCGTCCGGCAGCACTGTAAAAGGCTCGACTTCCCGATGGGCCATCGCTTTGGCGTTTACGCGGTAGACCTTTTCTTTGCCACCCTCTTTGCGCTTGACGGTAATCCTTCCGGGATCGGCCAGCCGGGTGTATCCACCCGCCATGGCAATGGCTTCCAGAAGATTCAGAGGCCTTTCCAGCGGGAGAGCATAAGCCCCTGGTTTTTGCACCTGGCCTAGGATCGTGATTTTTTGCTCGGATTCCAGGACCGAGACGACTACCTGCGGATTGACGAGGTAATCTTTCCCCAAAAGCTCTTTGAGGATCGCTGCAACTTGATGGGTGGTTTTCCCTGCTACCAGGACCCGGCCCAGTAAGGGAAAGTGAATTGTCCCATCCTCGCTCACCCGGGCCTCTGTATCCAAATCGTCCTCCTGAAACACATGAATCCGCAGTAGGTCACCCGGCCGCACTGCGTATCCTGGCAAGCTGCCTGTTTGTTTCCCAGCCACCACCGGCTCTCGACTGGACAGGTGCAGGGGGCTCTTCCCCTTTGTTTCTTTACCGAGCACTTCCATTGGACCCAATGCGGCACCAAGGAGAGTCAGGCTCCCCACTATCAGATGGATTAACCCTGTAAAGTGGATCTGCCTGCTCCCAGGCACCCATTTTGGAACAAACGTCCAGCCATTGCGAAATGGAACGTCCATGCTTCTGGGCTCCACGAAAAGGGGGGCCGTCCTCGGTCGCGCCCCTTTGCCAACAAACGGCGTGCAAAGGCACACGCCAACTTTAGTGAGGGCTAATTTCCTGAATGAGTTCTAGAATCATTCGAGCCTGCGCGCTATTCGGCGGGAAAATTGCCAGAAGCCTTTCTAAATGTTCGATCAAACGAGCAGCGATGACCGGTGGGAGAGGTATCAACGGATCGGGCGGATCGCCAGCCTGCTCCAGGACAGAAGCCGTTTGGTTCCACTGACTCACGAGAGGTAGATTCGTCTGAGGGCCGCTTGTTACCATATCAAAGGCTCCCTGAAGCATTATCCAACCCTGAAGCCCAGTCACTGCTGGTTGTAATTGGCTGAGGGCGACGAGCTGGACCCCGTGAAGCTTTGTCTTCGGTACACTCCCGACTCGAACCCCTTGGTCTGCCTCTCCAAAGAAAAGCCATTGGCCTGCTCCAAGCGACCATTCCCGTTGGGTTCCAGCCCGATTCGGATCGTGCCACACCGCATGACCGCGCCCCAGAACAACTGCCACCCTACCTTCGCGTCTTGTGAGACTATAAAGGCCAGTTTCTGCATAGACACGTCGTCCGGTAACATTGACGGCTAAGAAGCACGTTCTTCCCTCTAGCTTGTGCAAGCTGGTAAAGATTTCGCCCCTACGAAGTTCCACATTGGCCGCATCATACTTTCCTTGCCCAACCTGTTCGGAAGCCAATCCTTGGATCGAAAGCTCCGAGTTTGGACGGACCAAAACGAAGCACTTTGGGAAAAATTCCAAAAGCGCTGCGCCATCAGAACCAGTTCGAATAAGAAGACCGTTCCCTACCTCGTCCCCAACCTGGAGCGTTTGGGTCCCGGTTCCCCCTATCCTTTCGGCCCTTCCTTCTCGCCAGAGAACTTTCCCTTTGACCGGAAGGGCTATGGCCATGGTGACCATTCCCAGAAGGGTTCCTGCCCCCACGAGCATTTTTTTGGCTTTTGTCATTCGGAGGATATGTCTTTTCATGATCCGTTCATACTCCTCGAGTTGTCGATTGTATGGTTTTCCACCTCCCCCTCCCGAGGAAGAGGCCTTTCCCGGAAGTGTGCAACCCTGTGCAACGACCTCCAGAAAGTCGCATTGACACGCAAAGGACCGGTAGTAACTGCTCCTGCCAGTCTAAGGCTACCGGCCTGTCCCTTTGAGCACGGCCGGTAAGGTTCGGCAAAGGATCCAAAGATCAAGTAAAAGACTCCACCGCTCGATATACTGGCGATCGAGCTCGGCTGCGCGGGTAAAGGAAGGATCCGTTCGAGCCTCTACGGCCCACAGGCTGGTGAGTCCAGGTTTTACATCCAGCCGCCTTAAATACTCCCAAGAGAACTCTTCGTACCGAGTGACTTCATCGACCGTGGGAGGCCGAGGACCCACCAAGCTCATTTCCCCTCTTAGGACATTCCAAAGCTGGGGAAGCTCGTCTAAGCTATATTTCCTCAAAAGCTTCCCGACGCGCGTAACACGCGGATCACTGGCCATTTTAAACATGGGTCCGATTCGCTCGTTTTTTTCTAAAAGCTTCTCCTTCCATAAATCGGCTCCGGGCACCATGGTACGAAATTTGTAACAGAAGAAGGTCCTCCCTTTCTTCCCCACCCGTACCGAACGGTAGAAGACCGGCCCTCCATCCTCGAGCTTGATGGCCAAGGCAATCGCAACTCCAACCGGAGCCAAAAGCACCAAACCCATTGCCCCTCCAACAATGTCTAACATTCTTTTGATCCACAGCCCCAGCCGCGGAATGGGTTCGTCCCACAGTGGGACCAGAGGTACCCCTCCGATGAACTCTAATAGATCCCAGGACGGTTCGATTCCTTCCCAGCGCCACGGGACGACCATCCGGACAGTAACGCGTCGGCGACGAGCTTCCCAAAGCAGGTCTCGCAGGCTTTCCTCCTCAACCGGTCGTGCAATTACCATTTCGTCGATAAAGTGCCGTTGAAGAATCAAAGAAAGCTCGGAAATCTCTCCGAGCACGGGCAATTCGGAGAAAACGCTTTGAGGTTTCTCTTCTACAAATCCCTCGACGGTCACGCCCTGGGAGGAACATTGCCTTAGCCTTTGAGCTAACGCTACGGATTCAGGCGTGATTCCCACGAAAAGGAGTCGCTTTTCCTCCCGGCCAATTCGGACATTACCTTCTTGAAACCGCCGAAGAGCCCAACGCCAACCCAAAAGAGCAAGGACACTTCCTAGTCCTGTGGCTAGAACGAAGAACCGAGAAACGGAAAGCTTTCCAAGATACGAAATCACCATGACCAGAATGGTGGCCTCCGCCAGAGCCCGAATGATGTTGCGGCTCTCTTCACCCGGTTCTCGCAATAGGCGCGCCCCGTACACTCTACGATTGGCTAGAAGAAGAAGAGAAAAGGCCGTGTACGTAACCGCCATCGCCGCGTGTCGCTTGCCGAAAAGCCCAAGCGAATGCCCTTCGAAAAGCTGGAGTCGCAGTGTAAAAGCCACCACGGCGGCCAGCAAAAGGAGAAGGAAATCCATCCCCAGGGAAAGCTTATCGAACGCATATCTTTTGGTCGGTCCTCGGTGCCGGCACACCTCATCAACCAGCCCCTTGACCACTCCCCACCTATCCTTGTAGCGTGTCATAAGAGAACAATTGAGCTGCGACTCCCTGCGACAGGGAAACCCGGAGGCTCATCACCTTGGAGGGACGTTGATTCCCCTATCGATCAAAAGGATTTCCCAAGCTAAGAGGCCTATCCGAGGATCGCAGCGGGAGCTCCAATCCCTGTATCGGTGGTACGAGCTAATACGAGCGAAAACCCCAGCCACGAATCCCACCATTCCTGACTCGCCCAATTCACTGCGTTTACAGGCGCGTTGTCTTCGCTTAGGCGACGGTTAGGTGATGCGGCCGAAGATAGGCGGTTTTTGACTTCCAGCACCTTTCGCGGAAAGGCGCAAAAGGGAATTTCCGACCGGAGGGAACTCTTTAGCTAAG
The nucleotide sequence above comes from Candidatus Methylacidithermus pantelleriae. Encoded proteins:
- a CDS encoding sugar transferase, encoding MTRYKDRWGVVKGLVDEVCRHRGPTKRYAFDKLSLGMDFLLLLLAAVVAFTLRLQLFEGHSLGLFGKRHAAMAVTYTAFSLLLLANRRVYGARLLREPGEESRNIIRALAEATILVMVISYLGKLSVSRFFVLATGLGSVLALLGWRWALRRFQEGNVRIGREEKRLLFVGITPESVALAQRLRQCSSQGVTVEGFVEEKPQSVFSELPVLGEISELSLILQRHFIDEMVIARPVEEESLRDLLWEARRRRVTVRMVVPWRWEGIEPSWDLLEFIGGVPLVPLWDEPIPRLGLWIKRMLDIVGGAMGLVLLAPVGVAIALAIKLEDGGPVFYRSVRVGKKGRTFFCYKFRTMVPGADLWKEKLLEKNERIGPMFKMASDPRVTRVGKLLRKYSLDELPQLWNVLRGEMSLVGPRPPTVDEVTRYEEFSWEYLRRLDVKPGLTSLWAVEARTDPSFTRAAELDRQYIERWSLLLDLWILCRTLPAVLKGTGR
- a CDS encoding polysaccharide biosynthesis/export family protein, yielding MDVPFRNGWTFVPKWVPGSRQIHFTGLIHLIVGSLTLLGAALGPMEVLGKETKGKSPLHLSSREPVVAGKQTGSLPGYAVRPGDLLRIHVFQEDDLDTEARVSEDGTIHFPLLGRVLVAGKTTHQVAAILKELLGKDYLVNPQVVVSVLESEQKITILGQVQKPGAYALPLERPLNLLEAIAMAGGYTRLADPGRITVKRKEGGKEKVYRVNAKAMAHREVEPFTVLPDDIITVPESLF